The following are encoded in a window of Nocardioides houyundeii genomic DNA:
- a CDS encoding cytochrome c oxidase subunit 3 gives MALVATATTIPASRLHGHHDRPSMVSVGTIIWLASELMFFAALFAAYFTIRAVSPDLWAQETELLNVPFATGNTLILVLSSFACQLGVFAAERGQVGRTGSLLAVKAWGLREWFILTYVMGAIFIGGQALEYAELIHEGMTIQDSAYGTMFYLTTGFHGLHVAGGLFAFLLVLGRTYLARRFTHEQAVSAIVVSYYWHFVDVVWIALFATIYLIQ, from the coding sequence ATGGCTCTCGTGGCGACAGCAACGACGATTCCAGCATCTCGACTTCACGGGCACCACGACCGACCGAGCATGGTCAGCGTGGGCACGATCATCTGGCTCGCAAGCGAGCTGATGTTCTTCGCGGCACTGTTCGCGGCCTACTTCACCATCCGGGCCGTGAGCCCGGACCTGTGGGCCCAGGAGACGGAGCTGCTCAACGTCCCCTTCGCCACCGGGAACACGCTCATCCTCGTGCTGTCCTCGTTCGCCTGCCAGCTCGGCGTGTTCGCGGCCGAGCGCGGGCAGGTGGGACGCACCGGGTCCCTCCTCGCCGTCAAGGCGTGGGGCCTACGCGAGTGGTTCATCCTGACCTACGTCATGGGTGCGATCTTCATCGGCGGACAGGCACTGGAGTACGCCGAGCTGATCCACGAGGGGATGACGATCCAGGACTCTGCCTACGGCACGATGTTCTACCTGACCACGGGCTTCCACGGGCTCCACGTCGCCGGCGGCCTGTTCGCCTTCCTGCTCGTCCTCGGCCGCACCTACCTCGCCCGACGCTTCACCCACGAGCAGGCGGTCAGCGCCATCGTCGTGTCCTACTACTGGCACTTCGTCGACGTCGTGTGGATCGCCCTGTTCGCCACGATCTACCTCATCCAGTAA
- a CDS encoding cytochrome c oxidase assembly protein — protein MHPVLLQSVPQLPEFTLGRVFSDWGLDPIPFVLTVWIAGLYLWGVYALRRRGDSWPLGRTLAFVGLGMGSFLFATASGLARYDTTLLSAHMVQHMILSMVVPLSLALGAPVTLALRTLPASLRRLLLAVLHSRVAKVLSFAPLAFGLYVLSPWALYFTDWYDASLRSAYVHEMMHVHLVLIGALFFWPLMGVDPVPGRVSWPFRLLLTVMTLPFHAFLGVTIMGQSTLIAGDWYLALREGPMGSWLPDAMEDQHRAGGILWATGDLIGLVFFGVLFAQWVRSSMREAVREDRRLDRIEARERVAQRDG, from the coding sequence GTGCATCCGGTCCTTCTGCAGAGCGTTCCGCAGCTGCCCGAGTTCACTCTCGGACGCGTCTTCTCGGACTGGGGACTGGACCCGATCCCCTTCGTCCTGACGGTGTGGATCGCCGGCCTCTACCTGTGGGGGGTCTACGCGCTGCGTCGCCGCGGCGACTCCTGGCCGCTGGGTCGAACGCTCGCCTTCGTCGGTCTCGGCATGGGGTCGTTCCTCTTCGCCACCGCCTCGGGACTCGCCCGCTACGACACGACGCTGCTCTCGGCACACATGGTCCAGCACATGATCCTGTCGATGGTCGTCCCGCTCTCGCTGGCGCTGGGCGCCCCGGTCACCCTGGCCCTGCGCACCCTCCCCGCCTCGCTGCGTCGCCTGCTGCTGGCGGTCCTGCACTCGCGGGTGGCCAAGGTGCTCTCCTTTGCGCCCCTGGCCTTCGGGCTCTACGTGCTCTCGCCCTGGGCCCTGTACTTCACCGACTGGTACGACGCCAGCCTGCGGTCGGCGTACGTGCACGAGATGATGCACGTCCACCTGGTGCTGATCGGGGCGCTCTTCTTCTGGCCCTTGATGGGGGTCGACCCGGTCCCCGGACGGGTGTCCTGGCCCTTCAGGCTCCTCCTGACGGTGATGACGCTGCCGTTCCACGCGTTCCTGGGGGTCACGATCATGGGTCAGTCCACCTTGATCGCCGGGGACTGGTACCTGGCGCTCCGCGAGGGGCCGATGGGCTCCTGGCTGCCGGACGCGATGGAGGACCAGCACCGCGCTGGCGGGATCCTGTGGGCGACCGGAGACCTGATCGGCCTGGTGTTCTTCGGCGTCCTGTTCGCCCAGTGGGTCCGCTCCTCGATGCGCGAGGCGGTGCGCGAGGACCGAAGGCTGGACCGGATCGAGGCACGCGAACGGGTGGCGCAGCGGGACGGGTAG
- a CDS encoding response regulator transcription factor: MTDTTASKPAPLKVLVYSDDIDTRQQVILALGRRPHPDLPEVEYVEVATLPVVLQNMDAGGIALAILDGEAVPAGGMGIAKQLKDEIFECPPVMVLTGRPQDAWLATWSRAEAAVPHPLDPIQLAESAVTLLRSRVPATA, translated from the coding sequence GTGACCGACACGACTGCTTCGAAGCCCGCTCCGCTGAAGGTGCTCGTCTACTCCGACGACATCGACACCCGCCAGCAGGTCATCCTCGCGCTCGGGCGTCGGCCGCACCCCGATCTCCCCGAGGTGGAGTACGTGGAGGTGGCCACCCTGCCCGTCGTGCTGCAGAACATGGATGCCGGCGGCATCGCCCTGGCCATCCTCGACGGCGAGGCAGTGCCCGCGGGAGGGATGGGGATCGCCAAGCAGCTCAAGGACGAGATCTTCGAGTGCCCCCCGGTGATGGTGCTGACCGGTCGTCCGCAGGACGCGTGGCTGGCGACGTGGTCGCGGGCTGAGGCCGCGGTGCCGCACCCGCTCGACCCGATCCAGCTGGCTGAGTCCGCGGTGACGCTGCTCAGGTCGCGCGTACCCGCCACGGCCTGA
- the trpD gene encoding anthranilate phosphoribosyltransferase, with the protein MSATTWPEVLSTLVQGTDLSADQAGWVMAQVLAGDASPAQIAGFAVALRSKGETVEEVLGLSDAMLAAGNSLSVPGRLLDIVGTGGDRSMSVNISTMAAIVAAGAGARVVKHGSRSASSQSGSADVLEALGIRLDLPVPRVAALAQEVGITFCFAAAFHPAMRHAAVPRRELGIATTFNFLGPLSNPARPHAQAIGCADLRMAPVMAEVFARRGVDAWVFRGDDGLDELTVTGTSSVWSVNDGHVEQWSVGPEDVGLAVNPVEALRGGDVAYNAEVVRRTLAGEPGAVRDAVLLNAGAALAVYDATGSDRLDQLAAGVAKAGEAIDSGSAQATLERWVAASAG; encoded by the coding sequence ATGAGTGCGACCACCTGGCCCGAGGTTCTATCCACGCTGGTCCAGGGCACGGACCTGAGCGCGGACCAGGCCGGGTGGGTCATGGCTCAGGTGCTGGCCGGTGATGCCAGCCCGGCCCAGATCGCCGGGTTCGCCGTCGCGCTGCGGTCCAAGGGCGAGACGGTGGAGGAGGTGCTCGGCCTCTCCGACGCCATGCTTGCGGCGGGCAACTCCCTGAGTGTGCCGGGTCGTCTCCTCGACATCGTGGGCACCGGCGGTGACCGCTCCATGTCGGTGAACATCTCCACCATGGCCGCGATCGTGGCCGCCGGGGCCGGGGCGAGGGTCGTGAAGCACGGCAGCAGGTCGGCCTCGTCGCAGTCCGGCTCCGCCGACGTGCTGGAGGCCCTGGGCATCCGGCTCGACCTGCCCGTGCCGAGGGTGGCCGCCCTCGCCCAGGAGGTGGGCATCACCTTCTGCTTCGCCGCGGCCTTCCACCCCGCGATGCGCCACGCCGCCGTGCCCCGGCGCGAGCTGGGGATCGCAACCACCTTCAACTTCCTCGGCCCGCTGTCGAACCCGGCACGGCCGCACGCCCAGGCGATCGGCTGTGCCGACCTCCGGATGGCACCGGTGATGGCGGAGGTGTTCGCGCGGCGCGGAGTCGACGCGTGGGTCTTCCGCGGCGACGACGGCCTGGACGAGCTGACGGTGACGGGCACGTCGTCGGTGTGGAGCGTCAACGACGGCCACGTGGAGCAGTGGAGCGTCGGACCCGAGGACGTGGGGCTCGCGGTCAACCCCGTGGAGGCGCTGCGGGGCGGAGACGTGGCCTACAACGCCGAGGTCGTGCGGCGCACCCTCGCCGGCGAGCCGGGTGCGGTGCGGGACGCTGTGCTGCTGAACGCGGGAGCGGCCCTGGCCGTGTACGACGCGACCGGGTCGGACCGCCTGGACCAGCTGGCTGCGGGCGTGGCGAAGGCCGGCGAGGCGATCGACTCGGGCAGCGCGCAGGCGACCCTGGAGCGCTGGGTCGCTGCCTCAGCCGGCTGA
- a CDS encoding Lrp/AsnC family transcriptional regulator, with protein sequence MITAIVFVKADVARIPEVAESIAALEGVSEVYSVTGQIDLIALVRVSRHEDIASVIADQLNKVPGVLETETHIAFRAYSRHDLEAAFSLGLD encoded by the coding sequence ATGATCACTGCCATCGTCTTCGTCAAGGCCGATGTGGCTCGTATCCCCGAGGTCGCGGAGTCCATCGCCGCGCTGGAGGGCGTCAGCGAGGTCTACTCCGTCACGGGGCAGATCGACCTCATCGCCCTGGTCCGGGTGAGCAGGCACGAGGACATCGCCAGTGTCATCGCCGACCAGCTCAACAAGGTCCCCGGAGTCCTGGAGACCGAGACCCACATCGCCTTCCGGGCCTACTCGCGGCACGACCTGGAGGCGGCCTTCTCCCTGGGGCTGGACTGA
- a CDS encoding DEDD exonuclease domain-containing protein, which translates to MSTAQQTASTRWESQRSFDELGRPLRDLTFTVVDLETTGGSAAGGSMITEIGAVKVRGGEVLGEFQTLVNPRAEIPAFIAVLTGITNSMVADSPSIESALPAFLEFAAGSVLVAHNAPFDVGFLQHFAKQQGRPWPRFEVVDTAKLARRVVTRDETPNCKLSSLATLFGSTTTPNHRALSDARATVDVLHGLVERLGGLGVHTLEELQTFSSKVTSAQRRKRHLAESLPHAPGVYLFQDDRSRVLYIGTSRDLRTRVRTYFTASETRSRMGEMVGLAASVTGIECATSLEAEVRELRLIAEHKPRYNRRSRFPEKVHFIKLTREVWPRLSLVRRVLDDDAEYLGPFGSRRVAEKCLAALHDTFPVRQCSGRLPATPSRSPCVLAEMGRCLSPCDGSTDSSTYAEMVARLGDALRRRPDEVVDAVNRRMSALAAEERFEEAGAHRDRLSAFVRAAARTQRLSALSGCPEVVAGRREDDGRWAVHVVRFGRLAAAGVIPAGADAHQFVAELRATAETVLPAPGPVPAATAEESEKVLRWLEAPGIRLIDVVGHWVCPVAGAGRHLALYDAVSQSRLSLVPFDEQRLPSPIHQPAR; encoded by the coding sequence ATGAGCACCGCCCAGCAGACCGCGTCGACCCGGTGGGAGTCCCAGCGCAGCTTCGACGAGCTGGGGCGCCCACTGCGCGACCTCACGTTCACCGTCGTCGACCTCGAGACCACAGGTGGCTCGGCAGCAGGCGGCTCGATGATCACCGAGATCGGAGCCGTGAAGGTCAGGGGCGGCGAGGTCCTCGGCGAGTTCCAGACGCTGGTCAACCCGCGCGCCGAGATACCCGCGTTCATCGCCGTCCTCACCGGCATCACCAACTCGATGGTCGCCGACTCCCCGTCGATCGAGTCGGCACTGCCCGCGTTCCTGGAGTTCGCTGCAGGCAGCGTGCTGGTCGCCCACAACGCGCCGTTCGACGTCGGTTTCCTCCAGCACTTCGCCAAGCAGCAGGGGCGGCCCTGGCCGCGGTTCGAGGTCGTCGACACCGCCAAGCTCGCCCGCCGGGTGGTCACCCGGGACGAGACGCCCAACTGCAAGCTGTCCAGCCTCGCCACCCTCTTCGGCTCCACCACCACGCCCAACCACCGGGCCCTGTCGGACGCCCGAGCCACGGTGGACGTCCTGCACGGCCTCGTCGAGCGTCTCGGCGGCCTGGGGGTGCACACCCTCGAGGAGCTCCAGACGTTCAGCTCCAAGGTGACCAGTGCCCAACGCCGCAAACGACACCTCGCGGAGTCGCTGCCGCACGCGCCCGGTGTCTACCTGTTCCAGGACGACCGGTCCCGCGTCCTCTACATAGGCACCTCCCGAGACCTGCGGACCCGGGTCCGGACCTACTTCACCGCCTCCGAGACCCGATCCAGGATGGGTGAGATGGTGGGCCTGGCCGCCTCGGTCACGGGCATCGAGTGCGCCACCTCCCTGGAGGCCGAGGTGCGGGAGCTCCGGCTGATCGCCGAGCACAAGCCCCGCTACAACCGGCGCAGCCGGTTTCCCGAGAAGGTGCACTTCATCAAGCTCACTCGCGAGGTGTGGCCCAGGCTCTCCCTGGTCCGGCGGGTCCTGGACGACGACGCCGAGTACCTCGGCCCCTTCGGCTCCAGACGTGTCGCGGAGAAGTGCCTCGCGGCACTGCACGACACCTTCCCGGTGCGTCAGTGCTCCGGCCGGCTGCCCGCGACGCCGTCCCGGTCGCCCTGCGTCCTGGCTGAGATGGGTCGCTGCCTCTCCCCCTGTGACGGATCCACCGACTCCTCCACGTACGCCGAGATGGTCGCCCGACTCGGGGACGCCCTGCGACGGCGCCCCGACGAGGTGGTGGACGCCGTGAACCGCCGGATGTCGGCGCTGGCGGCGGAGGAGCGGTTCGAGGAGGCAGGCGCCCATCGTGACCGGCTCTCGGCGTTCGTCCGCGCCGCCGCCCGCACCCAGCGCCTGTCCGCCCTCAGCGGCTGCCCTGAGGTGGTCGCCGGACGCCGCGAGGACGACGGCCGCTGGGCAGTCCACGTGGTCCGGTTCGGTCGCCTCGCCGCAGCCGGGGTGATCCCCGCGGGTGCCGATGCCCACCAGTTCGTCGCGGAGCTGCGCGCGACGGCCGAGACGGTGCTCCCCGCCCCGGGCCCCGTGCCCGCCGCCACGGCGGAGGAGAGCGAGAAGGTCCTGCGGTGGCTGGAGGCCCCCGGGATCCGGCTGATCGACGTCGTGGGTCACTGGGTCTGTCCGGTTGCCGGCGCCGGCCGCCACCTGGCCCTGTACGACGCGGTCAGCCAGTCCCGGCTCAGCCTGGTGCCCTTCGACGAGCAGCGTCTGCCCTCGCCCATCCACCAGCCGGCTCGATAG
- a CDS encoding C40 family peptidase encodes MASPVQAEPDISDVRGRVDRLYHQAEQAQERYNDARLELEALSDQLGSLKADEKRQNSRLAVVREQVQESIVRQYQGESVSTVGQVVVSEDPGAFLGQLSTMSAFNDLQNDLFDSFSTEVDALDIRQDATAERKTEIAETTKALAEEKAEVEAKLSEAKSLLGKLEDKERERLLSASRGDFTRLPESVPASGRAAAAVKAAMAQVGDAYVYGAVGPNAYDCSGLTMMAWGQAGVGLPHSSSAQFGSGARVSQNDLQPGDLVFYYSPISHVGMYIGNGMIVHAANPSSGVRVAGVFSMPYVGAVRPG; translated from the coding sequence GTGGCGAGCCCCGTCCAGGCAGAGCCCGACATCAGCGACGTGCGCGGCCGTGTCGACCGCCTGTACCACCAGGCCGAGCAGGCGCAGGAGCGCTACAACGACGCCCGGCTCGAGCTCGAGGCACTGAGCGACCAGCTCGGCTCCCTCAAGGCTGACGAGAAGCGGCAGAACTCCCGCCTCGCGGTCGTGCGTGAGCAGGTCCAGGAGTCGATCGTCCGCCAGTACCAGGGCGAGAGCGTCTCCACCGTCGGCCAGGTCGTCGTCTCGGAGGACCCGGGTGCGTTCCTGGGCCAGCTGTCCACCATGTCGGCGTTCAACGACCTGCAGAACGACCTCTTCGACTCCTTCTCGACCGAGGTCGACGCGCTGGACATCCGCCAGGACGCGACGGCCGAGCGCAAGACCGAGATCGCGGAGACCACCAAGGCGCTCGCGGAGGAGAAGGCCGAGGTCGAGGCCAAGCTGTCCGAGGCCAAGAGCCTGCTCGGCAAGCTCGAGGACAAGGAGCGCGAGCGACTCCTGTCCGCATCCCGGGGGGACTTCACCCGGCTGCCCGAGAGCGTCCCCGCTTCAGGTCGTGCCGCCGCTGCGGTCAAGGCGGCCATGGCTCAGGTCGGAGACGCCTACGTGTACGGCGCAGTCGGCCCCAACGCCTACGACTGCTCGGGTCTGACCATGATGGCGTGGGGCCAGGCCGGAGTAGGCCTCCCGCACTCCTCCAGCGCCCAGTTCGGCTCGGGCGCCCGCGTCTCCCAGAACGACCTGCAGCCCGGGGACCTGGTCTTCTACTACTCACCCATCAGCCACGTGGGCATGTACATCGGCAACGGCATGATCGTGCACGCGGCCAACCCGTCGAGCGGCGTCCGCGTGGCAGGGGTCTTCTCGATGCCCTACGTCGGTGCCGTCCGTCCTGGCTGA
- a CDS encoding M48 family metalloprotease, giving the protein MTPPRLTSRVVGWLVAATAGACFLVLAAVLVPWHPVPDGLAAVPADSLFTRAQISRAESYAGQARLLSWSSLGLSLIVVVALAASGLGSAMMRRLPGSWWVRTVLGVALTLLGVRLVTLPFALLLLRLRRDYGLTTQRVPAFLLDLTVSQLVETVGTALVVLLVVGCARRWRTWWPLICATVLGALVVLVSFVYPVLVEPLSNDFTTLGPRQLREEVTELADEMDVQLDDVVVVDASRRTTTLNAWVSGLGSTRRVVLYDNLVTEVPGQQVRSVVAHELAHARHQDVLTGTVLGALGAMAAVGLLGASCTRSDGRRRVAAAATVPVLLALLAVGAQVVAPVENGISRRLELRADADALAATGDPEAFVAVQRALALRSLADPTPPRWSSWWWGSHPGVLERVALARR; this is encoded by the coding sequence GTGACCCCGCCCCGACTCACGAGCCGCGTCGTGGGGTGGCTGGTCGCCGCCACCGCCGGGGCCTGCTTCCTGGTCCTCGCCGCGGTGCTGGTCCCGTGGCACCCCGTGCCCGACGGCCTGGCTGCGGTGCCCGCGGACAGTCTCTTCACGAGAGCACAGATCAGCCGAGCCGAGTCCTACGCAGGCCAGGCCCGCCTGCTGAGCTGGAGCTCGCTGGGCCTCTCGCTGATCGTCGTCGTCGCACTGGCGGCATCCGGCCTGGGCTCCGCGATGATGCGCCGGCTACCTGGGTCTTGGTGGGTGCGTACCGTCCTCGGGGTGGCGCTGACGCTGCTCGGCGTACGCCTGGTGACGCTCCCGTTCGCGCTCCTGCTGCTGCGGCTCCGGCGGGATTACGGGCTGACGACGCAGCGCGTGCCGGCGTTTCTCCTCGACCTGACCGTCTCGCAGCTGGTCGAGACCGTGGGGACGGCGCTGGTCGTCCTCCTCGTCGTGGGCTGCGCCCGACGGTGGCGGACCTGGTGGCCGTTGATCTGCGCGACCGTGCTGGGAGCACTCGTCGTCCTGGTCTCGTTCGTCTACCCGGTGCTGGTGGAGCCCCTGTCCAACGACTTCACCACGCTGGGGCCGCGCCAGCTGCGGGAGGAGGTCACCGAGCTCGCGGACGAGATGGACGTGCAGCTGGACGACGTGGTGGTCGTGGACGCCTCGCGTCGCACCACGACGCTGAACGCGTGGGTCTCTGGACTGGGCAGCACCCGGCGCGTGGTGCTCTACGACAACCTGGTCACCGAGGTGCCTGGGCAGCAGGTGCGGTCGGTGGTCGCGCACGAGCTGGCGCACGCCCGGCACCAGGACGTGCTGACCGGCACGGTACTGGGCGCGCTGGGAGCCATGGCGGCGGTGGGTCTGCTCGGCGCCTCGTGCACCCGGTCGGATGGCCGGCGACGGGTCGCGGCAGCAGCGACGGTGCCGGTGCTGCTGGCACTGCTCGCGGTCGGCGCACAGGTGGTGGCGCCGGTGGAGAACGGCATCAGTCGGCGCCTGGAGCTGCGAGCAGACGCGGATGCGCTGGCCGCGACCGGGGATCCCGAGGCGTTCGTGGCGGTGCAGCGGGCTCTGGCGCTCAGGTCCCTCGCGGATCCGACGCCGCCGAGATGGTCGTCGTGGTGGTGGGGGAGCCACCCCGGGGTGCTGGAGCGCGTGGCGCTCGCTCGGCGGTGA
- a CDS encoding Flp family type IVb pilin encodes MRTYYTARDRGRRRTSEQGASSVEYGLLIAGIAALIVLSVFMFGGAVADLFGGSCETMNASTHTGSC; translated from the coding sequence ATGCGCACCTACTACACCGCACGTGACCGGGGTCGTCGCCGCACGTCGGAGCAGGGCGCCTCGAGCGTCGAGTACGGACTCCTCATCGCCGGCATCGCCGCCCTGATCGTGCTCTCGGTCTTCATGTTCGGTGGAGCCGTGGCCGACCTGTTCGGGGGCTCCTGCGAGACCATGAACGCCAGCACCCACACCGGCAGCTGCTGA
- a CDS encoding Flp family type IVb pilin yields MLQYLTILLDAKKSKMDERGASAVEYGLLVAGIAALIVVVVFAFGGLVSGIFGNTSSAISSGQAN; encoded by the coding sequence ATGCTTCAGTACCTCACCATCCTCCTCGACGCCAAGAAGTCCAAGATGGACGAGCGCGGCGCCTCCGCCGTCGAGTACGGCCTCCTCGTGGCCGGCATCGCCGCCCTCATCGTCGTCGTCGTGTTCGCCTTCGGTGGCCTCGTCTCCGGCATCTTCGGCAACACCAGCTCGGCGATCAGCTCGGGCCAGGCTAACTGA
- a CDS encoding response regulator transcription factor, with protein MNHTETELPTGPTTVLLVDDHELIRHGLATAFSLDPGTTVLAQAGSVGEAMRAFSETRPQVVVTDLQLPDGTGLDIVRAVRKAAPHTGLVVLTMHSGDEQIFAAMEAGASAFVGKDAPSTEVVKAAKHAAISPRTFLCAGLSAAMIRRMSGETSRLSDREQEVLVLLADGLGAGQIAGKLYMSESTAKSHIARIYQKLGATNRAQALVTAMRSGLLSSMNPMGH; from the coding sequence ATGAACCACACTGAGACCGAGCTGCCCACCGGACCTACCACCGTGCTCCTCGTGGACGACCACGAGCTGATCCGGCACGGTCTCGCGACCGCTTTCTCCCTCGACCCGGGCACCACGGTGCTGGCCCAGGCCGGCTCGGTGGGCGAGGCGATGCGCGCCTTCTCCGAGACCCGGCCCCAGGTGGTGGTGACCGACCTCCAGCTGCCCGACGGCACCGGCCTGGACATCGTCCGGGCAGTGCGCAAGGCGGCCCCGCACACAGGCTTGGTGGTGCTGACCATGCACTCCGGCGACGAGCAGATCTTCGCCGCCATGGAGGCCGGCGCCTCCGCCTTCGTCGGCAAGGACGCCCCCTCCACAGAGGTGGTCAAGGCGGCCAAGCACGCGGCCATCTCCCCTCGCACGTTCCTGTGCGCCGGGCTCTCCGCGGCCATGATCCGGCGGATGAGTGGCGAGACCTCGCGACTCTCCGACCGTGAGCAGGAGGTCCTGGTGCTGCTGGCGGACGGGTTGGGCGCGGGACAGATCGCGGGCAAGCTGTACATGAGCGAGTCCACGGCGAAGTCCCACATCGCCCGGATCTACCAGAAGCTCGGCGCCACGAACCGGGCGCAGGCGCTGGTCACCGCGATGCGCAGCGGGCTGCTGTCCAGCATGAACCCCATGGGCCACTGA
- a CDS encoding sensor histidine kinase has protein sequence MSLRAERQHAGLINGSRAFVLLAVGVSILWSREVDALGGLFSLATTWVAASWLMRTATPVMLACLAEACLMGMIAGLFYDVAPALLAGLAVPPFVHGLVRSVRGVTESLAAQTIAMAAVMALRSDAPSVSQVADIFTWVVTGLGLGLVASFFVSTLPQDDSSAAYREARLLITELNDLSAKLQGGLDPMSMGGTILEEVSEELPLEVVVLHVQRDSVLLPLVTRSSADGVDSDDNDEMANAVWHDGKPRVLGNDVAFQVTSSGTPIAVVTGRLAPHVDPDPTQVIAQLDALATRLAPKALRLDTAQLFTAFRDAAMSDERRRLAREMHDGVAQDIASMGYVVDALIGSAASPAQEAALQQLRAMITSVVGEVRRSVMTLRTQAGSSESLGAAIATLARHLSDVSGIPIKVTVDERTSRLRHEVEAELLRIAQEAMNNAVKHSAAQLIDVHCRVQAPAAEIVVSDDGQGLQTGRHDSHGLSIMKERAALIGGILEVSSSPVRGTRVSVRLGQLAEAGLSMPLTHPRTEKDAIDA, from the coding sequence ATGTCACTGCGTGCGGAGCGCCAGCACGCGGGCCTGATCAACGGCAGCCGCGCCTTCGTGCTGCTCGCTGTCGGGGTCTCGATCCTGTGGAGCCGCGAGGTGGACGCCCTGGGCGGGCTCTTCTCGTTGGCCACCACCTGGGTGGCTGCCTCGTGGTTGATGCGCACGGCGACGCCCGTCATGCTGGCGTGCCTGGCGGAGGCCTGTCTCATGGGCATGATCGCCGGGTTGTTCTACGACGTGGCGCCCGCGCTGCTCGCCGGCCTCGCGGTCCCCCCGTTCGTCCACGGCCTGGTCCGCAGCGTCCGGGGCGTCACGGAGTCGTTGGCGGCGCAGACCATCGCGATGGCGGCGGTGATGGCCCTGCGCAGCGATGCTCCCAGCGTGTCCCAGGTCGCCGACATCTTCACCTGGGTGGTGACCGGACTGGGTCTCGGACTGGTCGCGAGCTTCTTCGTCAGCACGCTCCCTCAGGACGACAGCTCGGCGGCCTACCGAGAGGCGCGGCTGCTGATCACCGAGCTGAACGACCTCTCGGCCAAGCTGCAGGGCGGCCTGGACCCGATGAGCATGGGCGGGACCATCCTGGAGGAGGTCAGCGAGGAGCTGCCGCTGGAGGTGGTCGTGCTCCACGTGCAGCGCGACAGCGTGCTGCTACCGCTGGTCACCCGCTCCTCCGCGGACGGGGTGGACAGCGACGACAACGACGAGATGGCAAACGCTGTCTGGCACGACGGCAAGCCCCGGGTGCTCGGCAACGACGTGGCCTTCCAGGTCACCAGCTCCGGGACCCCCATCGCGGTGGTCACCGGCCGGCTCGCGCCGCACGTCGACCCGGACCCCACGCAGGTGATCGCCCAGCTCGACGCACTCGCCACCCGCCTGGCCCCCAAGGCGCTCCGCCTGGACACGGCTCAGCTCTTCACCGCCTTCCGGGACGCGGCGATGTCGGACGAGCGTCGGCGTCTGGCGCGAGAGATGCACGACGGAGTCGCCCAGGACATCGCGTCGATGGGGTACGTGGTCGATGCCCTGATCGGCTCGGCCGCCTCCCCGGCGCAGGAGGCCGCGCTGCAACAGCTACGGGCGATGATCACCTCCGTCGTCGGCGAGGTACGACGCTCGGTGATGACGCTGCGCACCCAGGCCGGCTCCAGCGAGAGCCTGGGCGCCGCCATTGCCACGCTGGCGCGCCACCTCAGCGACGTCTCCGGCATCCCGATCAAGGTCACCGTCGACGAGCGGACCAGCAGGCTGCGTCACGAGGTGGAGGCAGAGCTGCTGCGGATCGCCCAGGAGGCGATGAACAACGCGGTGAAGCACTCCGCCGCACAGCTCATCGACGTGCACTGCCGGGTGCAGGCGCCGGCCGCGGAGATCGTGGTGAGCGACGACGGCCAAGGTCTCCAGACCGGCCGGCACGACTCCCACGGCCTCTCCATCATGAAGGAGCGCGCCGCCCTGATCGGCGGGATCCTGGAAGTGAGCTCCAGCCCTGTGCGCGGCACCCGCGTGTCGGTGCGGCTGGGGCAGCTGGCCGAAGCGGGACTGAGCATGCCCTTGACCCACCCGAGAACGGAAAAGGATGCGATCGACGCATGA